GAATCTCAGACCATATGAACAACAGGGAAGAAGCTcactgaaggagttgcagagacTGTGTTCCCAGTATGGAATCTGATCTTTACctatttctttatttgtttctctCTGCAAATTTGGATGTAAAGATACGGATTTCTCAACGAGCGCACGCTTCTCATCCCTTAAAGCTCTATTTTAAACCTTATCGTTTAAAGCTCCTTTTCATAAAGCTTCcgtttaattttttatggttgtttctgGATCGAAAGATAACATTAGAATAAGTTGCAGAGGCGTATAAACCACTCCTTAGTCGTTACTCCCCAAATTCCTTTTATCTGTACTGTTTCCCTGCTTTTTTGTGCTTTGGTTTGAGATAAATGCTTTCGCTTAAGGTTCTTTCGCCATTAACGCTACTATTAACTACTTGAAGTTCGATCTCTGTTACTTGTTCTGTTTTATGGTCTCTTGAGAAACCGGAGGTTcgtttcttgtttcttcttcgtCGGTTTAGAATAGAAATGTTCGTTGATTTCCTCTCTGAAGCGTTTCATATTTTAAGAGATCTTGAATAGGACCTGcaaaaattttctcaaattttgtttggttttggAGCATTTCTGATTTTGTGCATGTTTTGCCTTTTCGATCTTCTCCTTCACCTACACGTTCTCCtgcttcttatttttctttcggAATTCATATCTAGTTTGATTTCACGTTATCATGATATGAAATGGCCAGTGTAGTTGAAGATTAATTTGGAGTAATATGGTGAGATAACATCATTTTGTATTCATAAGTCCATATATTTTGAGcactcttcattttttttttttttcaagttcaaacacTCCTAAGCTCAGCCTCCCCTCTTCCGGTCTTCCCCAACATCCTAACGAGGGATCTatgcttgaaattttttttggctagaCTTAACCTGCTTGCAGTTAATCCTTCATTTCGTAGCTGTAAACTCTACGATGACAGCTACGAAATGAAGCCCAAGCCGTTCCAGTGTTGTTCATTTCACTGAAGTATCAGATGTAGCCgtttatttttctgagttgtAGCCGTTTTTCAGTGAAGATCTGACATATGCTCTTGAAGCAGGAGTAGAGGCAGGAGTAGATCTGGCTTTGCTTTTAATCCTCGGTTTTAATGTTTGCAGACTTCTCCAAATCGGCAAGCCGGACTTTGAGTTAGTGGAAGGCTGTAATGGGCATTTAAGGCGGTGATCGAAGGTTTTCTTATTGAACAGCGAGCGAGAGGCAGTGGCGTTAAATGTACAGCACCAGTAGGTAGCCACTGTAGTAAGGAAAGCGTGAAGCAAAAGGTTAGTTTGATTGTTTCAGCCTCCTCTTTAATCGTAACTGTAGTTCTTTTTACCTACTTTAGAGCGATTGTACATCCACACACGCAgacactcccccccccctctctctctctctctctctctctctctctcatgattgCACTAGCTGTTTTAGAGTTTTTGGCGTTTCCTTTCCAGCCATATCGGTTCAGAGGTGGAAGTATGGATATTCTCGTGTGCATTGATTACTCACACGTGATAGGTTGTTGGTGGATCAGTCAGACAGAGAAAGGGGGAGATAAGGACCATTTGCCTGCCTTTTTGTTCATGCGTTTTTTGGCTTCTGTTTTCGGCAATTTCTCCTAAGATAAAGAGAGGAGTGCATACATCATGGATGAGATGTTTTGCTTGAGTTTCACGATGTGTGACCTGATCTTATTATATACCAACTAGCCTTGGTCTGAAACTCAGAATCATTGCATGGTTATGGAAACAACATTATCTACAGAGCAATATGAGAATACCGATCTGGAATCTGGATCGGTTTAGATTCGAAAATATACCCCtgtttttaattgaaaaattattatttttagataTTTTACCTCTGTCTATACACCGATATGATATTGACCAAGAATCGGGATCGATCCACGGTGTATATTGATatatacgtttttttttttgggtaataatATATTGATATACAATGGAGTGTGAACAGTGAAAGGGCCAAAGGTATTAAATATTTTGTCCTTCTATGACAAAGAGTTCAACCCAACTTTCTCATGGGTCGACACCCCCTCTCCCCACCCTTGATGAtagaaaaccctaaccctaaaagcCAGAGGggtttatcagaaaaaaaaaaaaaactgagaagTTATACACACTACAATCCCTCTGAGTCGTTGATCTATATTTTACACAATTCCTAACCCTCGATTTAAGTACCTATTCATTAAACTACTACCGGGTGTTACAGACACAGTTAGTTACCATGCCGTGCATTTGCTGGATTTAGAAGGTTCAAATGGGGTTGTTTGTTGGCAGCTTGACGTAATTATAAGTGTTCCCAAATTAATATCAATCTGAATCGTTGATGTAGTTTTTGAGTCCTTTAGTCCTAGGTAGGGTCAGGCCGTTCACAGAATGGCCCAGTTCAGTTTGCCTGTGATATCCATTAGTATCATTAATATGAAGAGGTAATTGTCATAAGGAGGTCCCTTCACCCCCATCTAGGTTTGGAGCCTACTGTACTACAGTTCTACAGGAGCATCAGAAacgtgagaaaaaaaaaaagggtttcagTAGTCTTCCCTCTTCACTTTCGATACGCCTTTTTTACTCTCTTTTATTACATCTATAGCACGATGAAGCATGTTGTCTGGATATTGGATAACAAAGAACACGGCGAGACTCAATTTTTGAAGCAATACTGCCAAAACTTATTCCTAAAGCTACTTCTCTGCTTTGTTGGTGATTTTTGAGCCCTAGGTTAATTACGCAACTTTGCTTTACCGTTAAAATAGTGTACTACTTTACCATTAAAACGATGTACTACAACTCTTCACGAGGGGGGAGAGACTTGGTAGAggacttaccaaaaaaaaaacttgggagAGGCCCATGGGTGTTACATCACTTCAGTGTTCAGTCTCTACCCCTGAAAACATATCAATCTGAATAGGTGCTCTCAGGAGTACTCCTCGCAGaataaatgttttttttctgTCGTTTTTCCAATTGATTTCAGCGATATGACCATTTAtgcccccaaaaaaagaaaaaaaaaagccacaaAAAGCCAAAGCGGAAAAAACAAAAGTTGTAAATGTGTTTGTCCTTGTTTGAGTGGAAAGTGGAAAGTggaaattggttttttttttttttttttgaagccaCTAAATCCCTTGACATTGTCCTATGTACGAGCGGTAGTGGGCAGTGAGCCAGTGAGCCAGTGAGTAGTGTGCAACAATGTCCATCATTTGTAAATGAAGGGATGTTTAATTAGAAGGATAGTGGTCGAACCTTCTCACAATGGAGAAAGGcttttaatattatatatatttatgatttattccAATCTTAAATCAAGTTCTTTTGATTTGAGTTGGCTTTCTCAAAACCTAGAGGCTTGAGCGAGTCGAACCTAGTTAAGGCAAGCCATGtttgtttcttaattttttttaaaagtgtTCTTCTTATCCTTGTTTTTGATTGAGGATGGTCTGAGGTTATAATTGCTTCACATgtgagatgaaaaaaaaaagatttgagataataaataaaaattctaagGTTATGTTTAATTGTAGGTCAAAATTatgatttatgaataatatatgaCCTAATAAAAATACTTGAGTTTCACATCACTGGGGTAAAAACATGGAGTCAACAAAACTCAAGTTAATTTTGACATGGTCTGATCATTTCTCAAGCTTAGAAATGTTTGCATGACAAATGACTCCAGGTTTCGATTCGGGTGACTCATTTAAgccaaaaaatggttttcaaacTATGGTTGCACttcaatattaatatttaaCTAATAAGGCATGCATTGGTCTCAcaatttatatatgtatattgttctttttttttttatgttgtatttttcataatattttttttcaaatttaaacaTATAAAATTCATTAGCttactttttattattattttccattCACAAAACCTTTGCTTGAATTTTGAATCGTTTCAAATGTCATACCAATTCCCATGGCTCAAGTTATGAGATTTGATCAATAGGTCCAGGCATAAGTCTATTTATTAGAGATATGGAtaatgtttagggtttgtgaGTTCAATTCGATTGACCTTTATACATTGATCGAGGCAAAGACAAGGTGGAGTGTTTCTGATCCCTGTTGAAAGTGATATAATTTAGACCAATTACCCGGAACTTCTGAtatactatttttctttttcttggaagCGTACGTATCTCCATAAAATATGTCCGACTATGTCTCGTCTCcttttagtttcttttctccATATATGATGAACATTTGCTTTTCTTCGTAATGaggaaaaaacagaacaaaGGGACCtgtgtgttttttttctaattattattatttctaatataaattggcctatttattcCTGTCCCTCTAttctttcatttattatttcagaGCCTTACAGCGCTGAGCACAATAAAACTGTCGAGAGAGTTGATGGGATCTATTCTCTTTGGTGCTTCGGGTCTTGCAGCCGTGACCACCTTCTTTCTGACCAATATTTTATTACTCTGAGAAACCCCGATATTCTCTAGGACTCGCAGAGGAAACATGAAAATTGTCACACTTATCTTCTCTGCACCTGCCTTCCCCACCTCTCTCTTtaatttcctttcattttttcaaGCTCTATTTAACTCGCTGAGCATCATTTAATGAAGATATAAATTCGTATTTTTATAGAACAATTATTATTCATTAATACGTTTCTCTGCTGCATTTATTCATAGAAAGATCGCTGGTACTACTACTGCTGCAACCTTTTGATGATGCCGGGAAGACTCTGAAAATGTATTTGAGCTACTTTTAACATTCTGTTTACAAACACTAATGAAGTTATTTGGGACATAGAAGAGCTTCCTCAAAGGTTTCTCCATAGTTTGCTTTTCTGAGATGCCTCATGGACAGATGGACCCCCAAGAGAGACACGTGGTCTCGAGGAAACCTCTCCAAAATTCCATGAATCAGCAGAAGCCTGTTTCCCAGTCGTTAGAGAACTGTACAGTTTGCTttcaaaatccaaagaagagttttggtaggagaagagtcggaggaagaggaaaaggtGTACAAACTCAGAGGGTAAAGCTGGCTGAGGTTGATCTTGATATGGTATCCCCAGATTCGGGCAAAGGTTTCATGTTCCAACGCCGACCTGGTTTTGGTTATGCGGGTACTAAATGTATTGTTAAAGCCAATCATTTCCTTGTGGAGTTGCCCGACAAGGACTTAAATCAGTACGATGTAAgctatttttatattatttttgcaATTTTTATTGATGGAAATGCGATTTACATGATGTGAATGTAAGATTTCTATATTGACATAGAACACAATAGTTAACACATTGTTTCTCTTCAGGTGACAATAACCCCAGAGGTGGTTTCCCGTTGCATGAACAAAGCAATAATGTCTCAGTTAGTGAAGCTTCACAGAGAGACTGAATTGGGTATGAGGCTCCCTGCTTATGATGGGAGGAAGAACCTTTATACAGCTGGGTCGCTGCCTTTTACTTCGAAGGAGTTCAAAATAAAAGtaattgatgaagatgatggcCAGGGCATTACCAGGTATTCtcattgttcttattttatattAGACCATTGTCCAAGTGTTTCTTGGTTTACTTGCAAAGGAATTGGAATAATGGATAATTTGGAAGTTCTTCCACAATTTCTTACATTCCTTGTATTATACTTTTATCAGGGAACAGGAATTTAAAGTGGCAATCAAATTTGCAGCCCGAGCAGATATGCACCAGTTACGCCAATTTCTCGCTGGAAAGCAAGTTGACactcctcaagaaactctacagATTCTTGACATTGTCTTGAGAGAACTATCTAGCCAAAGGTGAATTTAGTGTTCTTTgtgttctttcattttctttcagtTTTTTCCTTATTTGTGTTTtcaaatgtgttaaaaaaaatccTCCATGCGAAATCCCTCTTCTTCAATGCCAATATGTCATTAGGTACATATCAATTGGGAGATCATTCTATTCCCCTGATATTAGAAAACCACAGCAGTTGGGTGATGGGTTACAATCTTGGTGTGGTTTCTACCAGAGTATAAGGCCAACGCAGATGGGATTGTCCCTTAATATTGGTATATGCTCTTgcacttcatttttgttttttgttgttgaagtGAAATGATGCTTTATTGTCCTACCAATGAACTAATTTTCTCGTGGGTCTCATTTTTCAGACATGTCCTCGACTGCATTCATTGAACCACTCCCAGTGATGGATTTTGTAGGTCAAATTTTGGGAAAAGATATTTCGTCAAGACCATTATCTGATGCGGATCGCATAAAGGTATACTCACATTAAGTATCAAGGAGACAACAATGCCAGCAGAACAAAAAAGTAACCTATCTCGTTTAAATGTTAATTTCAATTTGTTGCGCATTCCTTCTTTGTTTAATATGGTGGAAAGAACTATTTTGTAGTGTTATAGAGGACTTCTTTTTGTCCTTATTTTGTTTATTGGGCCTATATTTTGAAGTTGTGCCGTGTGAAATAGGGGGGGCTCAGACTAGAACTTTTGCTTACTGTATACACATATAATTTCCCAATTCATGATCTGTTAATTGATTGGCCTCAACCAATTAGCTGGAAGGGCATAGCCATTCCGTTTGGAACTCAAGCTTAACCAGGAACATCTGCCAGGGTTGTGCTCAGTCATTCAGAGTTCTAGTTTTTCAGAGGATATGTTGTATGCAGGATCCAATATGATTTTGAGTGTGCGTGCGTGCTTTCCTAGAAATGGCACAAAGGCTTAACAAAACGGTATTGCATATGCTAGTAGCTGAATGGATAATAAAATTGACAATACTTGGTTCATTGATTGGTTCAACTGAGCTGGTCTATATTTTCTGAGGATATAATGGACACTGATGGGTGGATACTTTTTTTCGGAGATAGCTATGAAGTTGGATTGAGCATATTCTGAATTGATTTCATTGTCTTTTTAGATTAAAGTTGTTTCATCCTGGACTCGATATAGCCTAGTAAAGTAATGACTATTTTGACTAAAATTGAGCAGGTTAAAAAAGCTCTCAGAGGTGTCAAAGTTGAGGTTACTCACCGAGGAAATGTACGACGAAAATATCGGATTTCAGGATTAACATCACAGCCTACAAGAGAACTAATGTATTgtagaattatttatttatttatttatttatttttattatatatccTCTCTCTCTACCATTATGAAAGTTGCTTCTAATTCTTTATCTCCTTCCCCCTCCCTTTCTCCAATAGTTTCCCAGTGGATGAACAAAAGAACATGAAATCAGTCGTCGAATACTTTCAGGAGATGTATGGGTTTACCATTCAGCATTCCCATCTTCCTTGCCTTCAAGTAGGAAACCAAAGAAAAGCAAATTATTTGCCAATGGAGGTACAACTCATGCTTACTTTGTCCTCTGTTcataagaaaatattattttgctTCTTAGATTAACTTTGCCATTGTTCATGATACTCCAGGCTTGCAAAATTGTCGAGGGTCAACGATACACAAAGAGCTTGAATGACAAGCAAATAACCTCCTTGCTAAAAGTTACCTGCCAGAGACCACGGGAAAAAGAAATGGatattttgcaggtcaccccaCTTTCTACACTTGAACCATGATAGAGGCTTTAAGTAGATTGATTGTTTATTGCTTCAAGCATGTTAAAACAAGTATAGAACTTGACACAATGAAAAAATCAGAACTGGAAAAATCTTTTCTTGCTACGTGCAAGTTAAAACAAGCGTAAAACTTGACACATTATGTTTGTGCCCTCTTTCTTGTCAACTTTGAAGTCAGCTTGTCGGAACTTTACCACGACCTCCCAGGGTGGTGgcaagggagaggaagaagaaagtgcTGATAGTGATAAAGGGGTGCGGGGAAAGAGGCGAGGAAGAAGGTGCTAAGTGTGAGCTATTGGATTGACTAATCATTTTCAGACTAAATGGGCAAAAGGTTCACCCTTGCTTTAGGTTCTATTTAGCGGCTCATACTAGTGCTTTGCCTAAACATACTGCTTAGTAGACAGGAAGCAATATAAGACTACACTAGGAACACAGCTGCACCTAAGAGAGATCTTAAACACATAAGTCATCATTGATTGTTCTCACCTCTCCTGCATCATCACTAGAAATCTCCCATAATTATGAACAAGATAAAGCTAACTTTGCTGTGTGTTCCAGTTTTAAATGCTGTGTTGGCTTCATGCATTTTTCCATAGATGTGTTTTATGCTTAAGAGCTGAACTTTTGGCATACATATGTGATTATTTTGATAGGTTTGCAATGCTTTCTGAACTGTAGTCTTGAGAGGCTTCCTTGGTGGCAAGCCGGACAACGTCCTCTGGAAGAGGGGGTGTTGGAGAGGGTGACAGCCCCACCATTCCCAGACCTTGTTGCACTAAAAGGTGCTCTTGgtgaatggttttttttttttttttttttgtgtgtgtgtgtgtgtgtggatgtAAGATGCAGTGGATGAGATCTTGTATTGGAAGTAAttactgattttttttggggggggggggtgtgtgggggAAGATGTTAGATCCTAAACATCTAACAAaagatatttattttcaattttcatatcAAATCAAAGAAACTTTAAatttccatgatagttgtactATTTGAATAAGATGGCATTCAcattagttcttctttgtttctcaaCAGACATTTCACCAAAATGAGTATGATCAAGATCCTTATGCAAAGGAATTTGGTATCTCTATCACTGACAGGCTTGCATCTGTTGAAGCTCGGGTCCTCCCTGCACCATGGGTAATATGCAAATTAACAATTAGGTCCCTTGTATTGTACTTACATGACCTGATTTGCTTAACTGATTACATCTTGTTACTtgtaatcccccccccccccccctaaagcTGAAATACCATGATACcgggaaagaaaaagattgtttGCCTCAGGTTGGTCAGTGGAATATGATGAATAAGGTACTTCACTTTCTACAGATAAAAACTTCAATTTTGAGATTGTTTTTTCACCTTAGTTATAAAATGATGATGACTATAATCTGCCACAAAATGATTGTTTTCTTTTATGCAGAAAATGATAAATGGGAGTACTATAAATTACTGGGCTTGTATCAACTTCTCAAGAAGCATTCAAGAAAGCACGGTTCGCACTTTTTGTCAGGAGCTTGCTCAGATGTGTCAAGTCTCTGGCATGGTAAATTTCATCACCGTATAGTCTTCTAATCTATAGGATGTCTTGATGTACTAGGTCATTTTTCATGGTCAGGGTTTAATCTTCTAATCTTCAGCATGTCATGATACACTAAGTTTTTTGTCACATCAGTTTCATTTCTAAATTTTTTCACCCCTTCGAGATATTGAAGTCTGCTGTCATGATGAATTTATTACCTTGACTAGATAATTGCTGGATCTTGATGTTTTTGATCTTTTACTGTAGGAATTCAATCGTGAACCTGTTATTCCAATACACTCAGCACGGCCAGATCAAGTTGAGAAAGCACTCAGATATGTATATAATACATCATTGAacaaactcaagggaaaagaGTTGGAGCTACTTATTGCTATTCTTCCCGACAACAATGGTTCTTTGTATGGTATGTGGATCCTGTTTGATTTTTGCTATTAAtctagttttcttttatttttcttgattaaGATCTAATTCACGGGTACATTCAGAAATTTGTTGTTTGTCTTTTATGATGGAACTAATGTTTCAAGCGGTCAGGTGATTTAAAGAGAATTTGTGAGACGGATTTGGGGTTGATATCCCAGTGCTGTCTAACAAAACATGTTTTCAAGATAAGTAAACAGTACCTAGCAAATGTATCACTTAAAATCAATGTCAAGGTATATGCTTACGGGAATGATTgttctttttatctattttccctttCTACTCCCCCCTCCTGTTTAaatatttcatttacttttcttgttaccccctccttttgttttctttatagATGGGGGGAAGAAATACGGTACTTTTAGATGCTTTGAGTTGGAGAATTCCGTTGGTTAGCGACATTCCCACAATAATCTTTGGAGCTGATGTTACGCATCCGGAGACTGTAGAGGACTCTAGTCCATCCATTGCTGCTGTAATGACATACTTTACTGTTTCACTCGAGTGGTACTTGTGGGACAACTATAAAACCGATACTGATGGTTTATGAATACAGGTTGTAGCTTCCCAAGATTGGCCTGAAGTTACAAAATATGCTGGGTTGGTATGTGCTCAGGCTCATAGGCAAGAGCTTATTCAGGATTTGTTCAAAACCTGGCATGATCCTCATCGGGGTACAGTTAGTGGGGGCATGATCAGGTGCatatttacatttttattttgttgggtGCATATTTACATCCTTCCCGTATGATATGTATAATGATTACAGTTATTATGTATTACTATTACTTCTGAGGCCTGTTGAGGGGATCATTTACAGTTGCACAGGCCTCAGATTTAATTATTTCTCTCGTATGTTTTCTcaattcaaaattctttccTGTTGCAGGCACTTGTGTTCTCttaatcaatttatttatttatttatttttttttataaataaagtgGACTGACAGTTCATCAGAAcactgaaaaaaaaagtttgtgtACCTGAAAATTCTCTTGCTTAATGATGACTTCATTAGACTTTCACAAAGTCAGACTCAACTTTATTTTCATCCAATTATTGAAGGCCAATATCTCGAAGTTTTATTTATCATAAATTTGTATAATTATCAATGTGTTCATTTGACTGGCCAGCTGTCATAACTGGTCAGCCAATATGACTTCTGCGGCTTGTGTCTTTCCCCCAAGTGAAAAAGTTTCTAAGTAGGCAATTCCTATTCTAGGCTTACTAATGTTTGATTAACTTAGTGGTTGCTGAGTTTGCCATCAAAGTGAGCTCTATGAACACCCATAAACCTTgaaatttgttgttgttgttgttttgtttttttttttttttttttaatggcttGAGAACGTAGATAGAAGCCTAAATTGGTTTGGAATGAGGAAAAAGCAGACACTtcaaaaagatatatatatatatatatattgctgtGGGAGGCCTGCGTCGTACCTTCTGGAATTTGACCAATTCTATGTTATTGCAGGGAGCTTTTAATTTCCTTTAGGAAGGCAACTGGACAGAAGCCATTAAGAATAATATTCTACAGGTATTTTCATCTAAAATGTAATTGCTCCcttatgttaattttttttgtgatttatgAGGGAATTGTCTAGGATTTATGACCAGCCTTGCTTAAAGTGAAGCTAAATGTCAGTAGACTTTTAATTTTGTTCCAACATTTAATGTTTTTGTGCTTGCAGAGATGGCGTAAGTGAAGGGCAGTTTTATCAGGTTCTTCTGTATGAATTAGATGCTATCAGAAAGGTAAGCTGATTACCTGATTTTCCTATCATTAATTCAAGGATGATTATTCTGATGGTGTATATTGTTCTGCTTTAGGCTTGTGCATCCTTGGAGCCAAATTACCAGCCACCAGTAACCTTTGTGGTGGTCCAAAAACGTCATCATACAAGACTGTTTGCTAACAACCACAAGGACAAAAGTAGCATTGATAAGAGTGGAAACATCCTACCTGGTAACTTTTATCTGTTTCTGATATCTTCAAGGACTCCAtcagtaatttttttaaaattatgagATAGTTATTCTGTTAAGTTCTACTGTGCAGGGACTGTAGTGGACACCAAGATATGTCATCCTACTGATTTCGATTTCTACCTCTGCAGTCATGGTGGAATCCAGGTACATTCATGGTATCTCATAGCACTAATAGGGGGGAAACAGGCTTGGAAATAACATGTTTGTGTTGGATAGCTATGCATCTGATTATGCTGAAAAAACTCTGCCTGGTATGGCATATGGCAGGGAACAAGTCGACCAGCTCATTATCATGTTCTCTGGGATGAAAACAATTTCACTGCTGATGAAATTCAATCGCTTACCAACAATCTATGTTATACGTAAGTTCTGTATCAAATCTCTTCTATGTGTACATCTTTAGTCATCACTTATACAGTTGAATGGGTTGCAGGTATGCTCGGTGCACGCGATCTGTTTCAGTGGGTAAGTTTGTAAATCCTATATGTTTACAATTTCAACAAATATATACACCTGAACTATTTTAACAAACCTTTTACATGTTGAAATGGTATTTATTCTTATTGCTTTTTATTCgcctttttcttttacttctggATTTAGACCTGTTAGAAATACTTGCTCAGCCAGCCAGGACATAGAGTAGAATGAATTGTATTATAGAGCTTGGTAAATGTAGGTCCTTAATCGGCTACCCAATGCCCTCGATGCACTCAACCTAGTATAGAGTGGTGCATCCATGAAATAGCTTTTGACTGGGATAAAAACTAAGTTTTCTCCATGGTTTAAATTGCTCACTAATTGTTTGCCTGTAAATTATTTTTTCACCCAATCATGTCAAGCCACAGTTTGAGTTCTCTCCAACTATATGGATTTAACAcatttaatggatttttttttttttttttttgcaatcaaCATGACTAGTTCCTCCTGCATACTATGCTCATCTGGCTGCGTTTCGAGCTCGATTTTACATGGAACCAGAGTTGCCTGAAAACCCTGCGACCCAAAGCAAGAACTCATCAAATGGGTCTCGAGTCCGACCTCTGCCTGCACTGAAAGAAAGGGTGAAAAAGGTAATGTTCTACTGTTAGGAGATAAAAAGTGTTAAAAGAATCATTGTAAATGGATGTTGTGTTTATATTGTAGAGAGAATGTTTCCGTTGTGCTCCAGAATGTAATGTCAAAGACTAATGTTCTAGCAATGTTTTGAAGAAATGTCAGTATTTTTCTCTGGTGGCTTTGTTTGAATGTAAAATATTGAGTACATTTTCTAAAAATTAggtgttttatttttcatgggTCATTTTTGTGTCCGGTTAGAGGAAAGTGTTAAGTATAGCCACTCTTAGTTGCATTCCTGTGTTGTTGCAAATATTCAAGGGAattctgtatttttttattaaaaagttGAGAGCTATGTTTGTGAACTTGAGCTATAAGTTAAGTTTAAGAATTATGATCCACCATTTCCAATTTGAGTCAATTTGGATTATGAGAGTAGACCTTCCTGTCAACTTAGGGTGAAATGTCTGCCATTTTAGCGTCAGCTGTCAAATTAGACTTCCACTAACTAATGGAGTTCTTGTACTTTATTAGTATTCTAACACAAACTTTAGAATGTTGTTCAATTAAATTAGAATGATTAACACAGATAAATTCTCTTGTTTTTGATTTCCTTCATTTTCCAATCTAAGTCGGGTACCACAGACAAACCACAGAGGCAAACCGCAAGAGCTTATTCAGGAGTTATCTGAACCCATATGTATTCCAAATATGATACCACAAGCCTAAAAACAAGTAGACAACCTTTAGAGAAATATTAGTCAAGAGTATTGAGAGTGTCTATTGAGAATATTGGATCatcaatttttattctttttcatcaTGATA
This genomic stretch from Macadamia integrifolia cultivar HAES 741 chromosome 2, SCU_Mint_v3, whole genome shotgun sequence harbors:
- the LOC122071791 gene encoding protein argonaute PNH1-like encodes the protein MPHGQMDPQERHVVSRKPLQNSMNQQKPVSQSLENCTVCFQNPKKSFGRRRVGGRGKGVQTQRVKLAEVDLDMVSPDSGKGFMFQRRPGFGYAGTKCIVKANHFLVELPDKDLNQYDVTITPEVVSRCMNKAIMSQLVKLHRETELGMRLPAYDGRKNLYTAGSLPFTSKEFKIKVIDEDDGQGITREQEFKVAIKFAARADMHQLRQFLAGKQVDTPQETLQILDIVLRELSSQRYISIGRSFYSPDIRKPQQLGDGLQSWCGFYQSIRPTQMGLSLNIDMSSTAFIEPLPVMDFVGQILGKDISSRPLSDADRIKVKKALRGVKVEVTHRGNVRRKYRISGLTSQPTRELIFPVDEQKNMKSVVEYFQEMYGFTIQHSHLPCLQVGNQRKANYLPMEACKIVEGQRYTKSLNDKQITSLLKVTCQRPREKEMDILQTFHQNEYDQDPYAKEFGISITDRLASVEARVLPAPWLKYHDTGKEKDCLPQVGQWNMMNKKMINGSTINYWACINFSRSIQESTVRTFCQELAQMCQVSGMEFNREPVIPIHSARPDQVEKALRYVYNTSLNKLKGKELELLIAILPDNNGSLYGDLKRICETDLGLISQCCLTKHVFKISKQYLANVSLKINVKMGGRNTVLLDALSWRIPLVSDIPTIIFGADVTHPETVEDSSPSIAAVVASQDWPEVTKYAGLVCAQAHRQELIQDLFKTWHDPHRGTVSGGMIRELLISFRKATGQKPLRIIFYRDGVSEGQFYQVLLYELDAIRKACASLEPNYQPPVTFVVVQKRHHTRLFANNHKDKSSIDKSGNILPGTVVDTKICHPTDFDFYLCSHGGIQGTSRPAHYHVLWDENNFTADEIQSLTNNLCYTYARCTRSVSVVPPAYYAHLAAFRARFYMEPELPENPATQSKNSSNGSRVRPLPALKERVKKVMFYC